The nucleotide sequence GGCTGTTTCTCCCCTCTCCCAAGTTTGGGAGAGGGACCGGGGGTGAGGGCCATGCAGAGGACTTGCACCATGCCAATATTTCTAAATGTTAAATTGGCCAGCAGTATCAAATTTGGGAGAGGGGCCGGGGGTGAGGGCAATGCAGAGTCATCGAACTCAGGCTTCGAGGATTGCTACAGCTCTTCTAGCGGCAACTGTTGCTGCAACTCGTTTAGCTCGTCCCGATGGGCCGCAATATCCACCCCGGTCAGCTCCGGGCTATCCCCTTGTCGCACTCGCACCCGCAGCGTTTCTTCCCGGCTGGCTGTCTTGCGGTAATACCATCCCGCCAGCGGAGATAACGCCAGCAATAGGAAGGTAAACCCTTGCAATTGCGGCTGCACCATTTGCCAGACTAAAACCAGACATAACAAGCCAACGGCGGCCAGCGCCGTCAGCAATCCCGTCAAAAATCCGCTCGGCTGAGCCTGTCCCACAAATGTGGCCAGCCCCGTCTCATCTGTCTCCAGCAACCGATACGATCGCCCCTTCAGATAAGCTTGCAACTGCGATCCCAAATCCTGCACCGATAATTCGCTGCGATATCGGCGAATTTCAATCCGATCCTTACCAGAAGCGCGAATAAAAAAGAACAAGCCAATCGACAGCAGAACCGTCATGATAAATGTAGATACAATCGTTATGCGATCGCCGCTCTCAACCGCGATCGCCTCTGCCAACAAACTCGCCATCATGAGTCCCAATCCCTGCAATTCGATCGCAATCTCCGCCTCTGCTCCAGTATGTCTCGCCCCAACACCAATCCTAAACTCTGCCCCTCGGGCAAGATGCAGAAACCGTTCTTAAAAGACTGCCGTTTCTAGCAGTCTTGAGGGGTTGGAAAGACCGGTTTCGGTACGGATGTTACCCAACTCGGGTCCCGGTACTCGGTTTAGAATGAGTACAGATAGCATCCCTGAGAAGTCGACTCAGGTCAAATCGAGGCCCGAGGGCGCTCTTCATTCGATTGAGCGTCTGGGTCGCAAAGTAGCCCATGCAGTTATCTGACTCAAAAAACCTGCAATTGGGAACTTTATTGTTTTAACGCTCCCTCAGTACGAGCTGCCGAGAGCATTACCGCAAGGGCAGGTAAATCAACACCTATGCCAGTAACACCTTACAACACCGATTACGAATCCGATCGCGATGACTCCTCACTAGCAACCGAGTTGCCTCAAGCTGTGGAAGTCGAATATGGCGAGCGATCTACCCCAAGTCGATCTAGCAGTCGTCGTTCGACCGATTTGGTTCGTCTTTACCTGCAAGAAATTGGTCGCGTTCCCTTACTGGGGCGCGATGAAGAGGTTGCTTTAGCCCAGAAAGTTCAGCGCTACATGGAGTTGGTCGAGCAGCGAGAGCAGTTGGCATCCGAATTAGATAGCCAGCCCAGCCTAGAAGCCTGGGCCGAGCGCGTCAGCCTCTCCGTTTCCGAACTGCGCCAGTTTCAACGCACGGGCAGTCGGGCTAAAGATCACATGATCAAGGCCAACCTGCGTCTGGTGGTATCCGTAGCCAAAAAGTACCAAAATCGCGGCCTGGAACTACTGGACTTGATTCAGGAAGGCACCTTGGGCTTGGAACGTGCCGTCGAGAAATTTGACCCCACCAAAGGCTATCGATTTAGCACCTATGCCTATTGGTGGATTCGTCAGGGCATTACGCGGGCGATCGCCACCCAAAGTCGGACCATCCGCTTGCCCGTCCACATCACGGAAAAGCTCAACAAGATCAAAAAAGCTCAGCGCAAGATTTCTCAAGAGAAAGGTCGTACGGCCACGATTGAGGACATTGCCAAGGAGCTCGACCTGAGTAAAGTCCAAGTGCGCGATCTGTTGGTGCGGGTACCTCGTTCCGTTTCGCTGGAAACCAAAGTCGGTAAAGACAAAGATACCGAGTTGGGAGACTTGCTCGAAGCCGAAGACATGTCCCCCGAAGAGTTGGTGACGCGGGAATCCCTCAGCCGCGATCTGAGCACGCTACTGGCGGAACTGAGCAGCCGCGAACGGGATGTCTTGCGGATGCGTTTCGGCTTAGAAGATGGCCGCACCTACTCCCTAGCCGAAATTGGCCGTACCCTCGACCTCTCCCGCGAGCGGGTTCGCCAAATTGAATCCAAAGCACTGCAAAAGCTACGTCAGCCCAAACGCCGCAACCGCATTCGCGACTATTTGGAAGTCTTGGACTAGGCTGTCCGATGGTTTTCAATTCCCCTGAGTTCCTCTGACACAGAGTGACTCGGGGGATTTCTTCTATCTTCTCGATTGGCGTACAGTCTTGGCTGGAGCCTCTGGACTGAGTTCGTGGCTGCTGCGGTGGCCGTTTTCGTAGCGCAGAGCGCGTTTGGGGCCATGGATGGGGTCTTCCACAATGATGGTTTGCTCGCGGCTTGCACCGAGGGAGACGATCGCGATCGGCACATCCATTAGATGGGCTAAAAACTTCAGGTAGTTGTAGGCCGCAGGGGGCAAATCCTCGGTGGAGCGACAGTGACTGGTAGAAGTGCGCCAACCGGGCAAGGTTTCGTAAATGGGCTTGCACTCGGCAAAAATGCGGGCATTGCTGGGGAAGTGGTCGATGCGCTGGCCGTCCCGCTCGTAGGCAACGCAGACCTTAATTTCGTCCAGTTGGTCGAGCACATCCAGTTTGGTAATGGCCAAACAATCGAGTCCGTTAACGCGCACCGCATAGCGACCGATGATGGCATCGAACCAACCGCAGCGGCGCTGGCGTCCGGTGGTGGTGCCAAACTCTGCCCCCATATGACAGAGGTAATTGCCCCGCTCGTCCAACAGTTCGGTGGGGAAAGGGCCTTCGCCCACGCGGGTGGTATAGGCTTTGGCCACGCCAATGACGCGATCGATCGTGGTGGGACCGACGCCCGCACCAATACAAGCACCACCGGCAATGGGATGGGAAGAGGTGACGTAGGGATAGGTGCCGTAATCGAGGTCGAGGAGGGTTCCCTGCGCCCCCTCGAACAGAACGTTCTTGCGCTCGCCGATCGCCTCGCTCAGTTTCAGCCCCACATCGGTCACGTAGGGACGCAGCCG is from Synechococcus sp. PCC 7336 and encodes:
- a CDS encoding adenylosuccinate synthase, which produces MANVVVIGAQWGDEGKGKITDLLSENADVVVRYQGGVNAGHTVVVDDRTFKLHLIPSGILYPDKQCAIASGTVIDPSILLGEIDQLHSLGVSTDNLFIAETAHVTLPYHRSIDLASEECKGDRKIGTTGRGIGPTYADKADRTGIRMLDLMDPDLLRDRLNWAIPNKNLLLEKLYGLSPLDPDSVIEEYLGYAERLRPYVTDVGLKLSEAIGERKNVLFEGAQGTLLDLDYGTYPYVTSSHPIAGGACIGAGVGPTTIDRVIGVAKAYTTRVGEGPFPTELLDERGNYLCHMGAEFGTTTGRQRRCGWFDAIIGRYAVRVNGLDCLAITKLDVLDQLDEIKVCVAYERDGQRIDHFPSNARIFAECKPIYETLPGWRTSTSHCRSTEDLPPAAYNYLKFLAHLMDVPIAIVSLGASREQTIIVEDPIHGPKRALRYENGHRSSHELSPEAPAKTVRQSRR
- a CDS encoding cofactor assembly of complex C subunit B, whose protein sequence is MASLLAEAIAVESGDRITIVSTFIMTVLLSIGLFFFIRASGKDRIEIRRYRSELSVQDLGSQLQAYLKGRSYRLLETDETGLATFVGQAQPSGFLTGLLTALAAVGLLCLVLVWQMVQPQLQGFTFLLLALSPLAGWYYRKTASREETLRVRVRQGDSPELTGVDIAAHRDELNELQQQLPLEEL
- a CDS encoding RNA polymerase sigma factor, RpoD/SigA family, which produces MPVTPYNTDYESDRDDSSLATELPQAVEVEYGERSTPSRSSSRRSTDLVRLYLQEIGRVPLLGRDEEVALAQKVQRYMELVEQREQLASELDSQPSLEAWAERVSLSVSELRQFQRTGSRAKDHMIKANLRLVVSVAKKYQNRGLELLDLIQEGTLGLERAVEKFDPTKGYRFSTYAYWWIRQGITRAIATQSRTIRLPVHITEKLNKIKKAQRKISQEKGRTATIEDIAKELDLSKVQVRDLLVRVPRSVSLETKVGKDKDTELGDLLEAEDMSPEELVTRESLSRDLSTLLAELSSRERDVLRMRFGLEDGRTYSLAEIGRTLDLSRERVRQIESKALQKLRQPKRRNRIRDYLEVLD